A portion of the Chelmon rostratus isolate fCheRos1 chromosome 15, fCheRos1.pri, whole genome shotgun sequence genome contains these proteins:
- the letm1 gene encoding mitochondrial proton/calcium exchanger protein isoform X1: protein MALILFTRSRAPFMKTSRSLKNEFRKGKLQDGACFNCTALRLSSQKLDGLRLGSLSQLPSSGPSLPLSDGYVGPCQSVDSQRPYCAFVLGASPSLYPAVTTGAQWTIARPQDIRGVRWIHTSRRRWDDSKVEKSLRSLKDKKKKLEEGGPVYSPTLDAEPVRRTLRQRVVDEIKHYYHGFKLLWIDTTIAGRMLWRVLNGHPLSRRERRQFLRTCADVFRLLPFLVFIIVPFMEFLLPVALKLFPNMLPSTFETQSKKEERLKAELRVKLEMAKFLQDTIEEIALRNKAAQGNVTEEFSTFFQKIRDSGERPSNEQILKFSKLFEDDLTLDNLTRPQLVALCRLLELQSIGTNNFLRFQLIMKLRAIRADDKLIAEEGVETLNVNEVQAACRVRGMRSLGVTEERLREQLSQWLELHLNQQIPTSLLLLSRAMYLPDTLSPADQLKTTLQTLPEMVTKEAQLMVAEMELSKVDNKTKLETMLQEEAAIRQDNKDREMERLADAAEKAAREVELELEAEPAKADMAAHSETLRDAAPVIEGIKFGQWQRFLCFQGEEITKEEIDLLSDACSKLKEQKRLLTLEKEELEELKDDVQEYNEDLEEIKKELSKTGQEKALEESKASQRLSKRVNRMIGRIDKIILELEKDKVILDGQMDSGTSPPVGLFFTKHSDATSLFYTFRENLISIDELIGVMRQIQNIPEHKLQRIAEALDDNKDGKIDIDDVIKVVELIDKEDVDISTSQVADIMVMLQKEEKLMEKEKAKDKAEKEKAATLNS, encoded by the exons ATGGCGTTAATCCTGTTTACGAGGTCTCGGGCACCTTTCATGAAAACGTCCAGGTCTTTAAAGAACGAATTCAGGAAAG gGAAACTACAAGATGGTGCATGTTTCAACTGCACAGCGCTCAGACTCTCCAGTCAGAA ACTTGATGGGCTCCGACTCGGCAGCTTGTCCCAGCTCCCTTCATCCGGTCCTTCCCTCCCCTTGTCAGATGGCTACGTGGGCCCCTGCCAGAGCGTGGACTCACAGCGGCCTTACTGTGCTTTTGTGTTAGGGGCCTCCCCTTCACTGTACCCTGCAGTCACGACGGGGGCCCAGTGGACGATAGCGCGACCACAGGACATCCGCGGCGTCAGGTGGATACACACCTCGAGGAGGAGATGGGACGACTCCAAGGTGGAGAAGTCACTGCGTTCGTTaaaggacaagaagaagaagctggaggaagGAGGGCCGGTGTACAGCCCCACGCTGGATGCAGAACCCGTGAGACGGACGCTCCGACAGCGGGTCGTCGATGAAATCAAGCACTACTACCACGGCTTCAAGCTGCTGTGGATTGATACCACCATTGCTGGCCGGATGCTGTGGAGGGTGCTGAACGGACATCCCCTGTCCCGCCGCGAGAGGAGACAG TTCCTCCGAACATGTGCCGACGTCTTCAGACTTCTTCCCTTCCTGGTGTTCATCATCGTCCCCTTCATGGAGTTCCTGCTTCCTGTAGCTCTGAAGCTCTTCCCCAACATGCTGCCGTCCACCTTCGAGACACAGTCAAAGAAG GAGGAGAGGTTGAAAGCGGAGTTGAGAGTCAAACTGGAGATGGCCAAGTTCTTGCAGGACACCATCGAGGAGATCGCTCTGCGGAACAAGGCTGCCCAGGGCAATGTGACGGAGGAGTTCTCCACCTTCTTCCAGAAG ATCCGGGACTCCGGGGAACGTCCCAGTAATGAGCAGATCTTGAAATTCTCCAAACTGTTCGAGGATGACCTGACTCTGGACAACCTGACCCGACCTCAGCTGGTGGCTCTCTGCCGTCTCCTGGAGCTGCAGTCCATCGGGACCAACAACTTCCTCCGTTTCCAGCTCATCATGAAGCTGAGGGCCATCCGTGCAGATGACAAG CTGATTGCAGAGGAAGGGGTGGAGACTCTGAACGTGAACGAGGTGCAGGCAGCCTGTCGCGTCAGAGGGATGAGATCTCTCGGAGTCACAGAAGAACGACTGAGGGAGCAACTCAGCCAG TGGTTGGAGCTGCATCTGAACCAGCAGATCCCCAcgtccctgctgctgctgtctcgAGCCATGTACCTCCCCGACACCCTTTCCCCCGCCGACCAGCTGAAGACGACCCTGCAAACGCTGCCCGAGATGGTG acGAAGGAGGCCCAGCTGATGGTGGCAGAGATGGAGCTCTCCAAAGTGGACAATAAGACCAAGCTGGAGACCATGCTCCAGGAGGAGGCAGCCATACGCCAGGACAACAAGgacagggagatggagaggctgGCGGATGCTGCAGAGAAGGCTGCAAGG GAGGTCGAGCTGGAGCTCGAAGCAGAGCCGGCTAAAGCCGACATGGCTGCTCATTCGGAGACTCTGAGGGATGCAGCGCCCGTCATAGAGGGAATCAAG TTTGGACAGTGGCAGAGATTCCTGTGCTTCCAG GGCGAGGAGATCACCAAAGAGGAGATTGACCTGTTGAGTGACGCTTGCTCGAAGCTGAAGGAGCAGAAGAGGCTGTTGACTCTGGAGAAAGAAGAGCTCGAGGAACTGAAGGACGACGTCCAGGAGTACAACGAG GATCTGGAAGAGATCAAGAAGGAGCTCTCGAAGACCGGCCAAGAAAAGGCGCTGGAGGAGTCAAAGGCGAGCCAGCGTCTGTCTAAGAGAGTGAACCGTATGATCGGTCGCATCGACAAGATCAtcctggagctggagaaggacaAGGTCATCCTGGACGGACAGATGGACAGCGGAACCAGCCCACCTGTCGG ATTATTCTTTACTAAACATAGTGATGCCACAAG TCTGTTCTACACCTTCAGGGAGAACCTCATCAGCATCGACGAGCTCATCGGCGTCATGCGGCAGATCCAGAACATTCCAGAGCACAAGCTGCAGAGGATCGCGGAGGCTCTCGACGACAACAAGGACGGGAAGATCGACATCGACGACGTCATCAAA GTGGTGGAACTGATCGACAAGGAGGACGTCGACATCTCCACCTCCCAGGTGGCTGACATCATGGTGATGctgcagaaggaggagaagctgaTGGAGAAGGAAAAGGCCAAAGACAAGGCCGAGAAGGAAAAGGCAGCCACACTCAACAGCTAA
- the letm1 gene encoding mitochondrial proton/calcium exchanger protein isoform X2, with translation MALILFTRSRAPFMKTSRSLKNEFRKGKLQDGACFNCTALRLSSQKLDGLRLGSLSQLPSSGPSLPLSDGYVGPCQSVDSQRPYCAFVLGASPSLYPAVTTGAQWTIARPQDIRGVRWIHTSRRRWDDSKVEKSLRSLKDKKKKLEEGGPVYSPTLDAEPVRRTLRQRVVDEIKHYYHGFKLLWIDTTIAGRMLWRVLNGHPLSRRERRQFLRTCADVFRLLPFLVFIIVPFMEFLLPVALKLFPNMLPSTFETQSKKEERLKAELRVKLEMAKFLQDTIEEIALRNKAAQGNVTEEFSTFFQKIRDSGERPSNEQILKFSKLFEDDLTLDNLTRPQLVALCRLLELQSIGTNNFLRFQLIMKLRAIRADDKLIAEEGVETLNVNEVQAACRVRGMRSLGVTEERLREQLSQWLELHLNQQIPTSLLLLSRAMYLPDTLSPADQLKTTLQTLPEMVTKEAQLMVAEMELSKVDNKTKLETMLQEEAAIRQDNKDREMERLADAAEKAAREVELELEAEPAKADMAAHSETLRDAAPVIEGIKFGQWQRFLCFQGEEITKEEIDLLSDACSKLKEQKRLLTLEKEELEELKDDVQEYNEDLEEIKKELSKTGQEKALEESKASQRLSKRVNRMIGRIDKIILELEKDKVILDGQMDSGTSPPVGLFFTKHSDATRENLISIDELIGVMRQIQNIPEHKLQRIAEALDDNKDGKIDIDDVIKVVELIDKEDVDISTSQVADIMVMLQKEEKLMEKEKAKDKAEKEKAATLNS, from the exons ATGGCGTTAATCCTGTTTACGAGGTCTCGGGCACCTTTCATGAAAACGTCCAGGTCTTTAAAGAACGAATTCAGGAAAG gGAAACTACAAGATGGTGCATGTTTCAACTGCACAGCGCTCAGACTCTCCAGTCAGAA ACTTGATGGGCTCCGACTCGGCAGCTTGTCCCAGCTCCCTTCATCCGGTCCTTCCCTCCCCTTGTCAGATGGCTACGTGGGCCCCTGCCAGAGCGTGGACTCACAGCGGCCTTACTGTGCTTTTGTGTTAGGGGCCTCCCCTTCACTGTACCCTGCAGTCACGACGGGGGCCCAGTGGACGATAGCGCGACCACAGGACATCCGCGGCGTCAGGTGGATACACACCTCGAGGAGGAGATGGGACGACTCCAAGGTGGAGAAGTCACTGCGTTCGTTaaaggacaagaagaagaagctggaggaagGAGGGCCGGTGTACAGCCCCACGCTGGATGCAGAACCCGTGAGACGGACGCTCCGACAGCGGGTCGTCGATGAAATCAAGCACTACTACCACGGCTTCAAGCTGCTGTGGATTGATACCACCATTGCTGGCCGGATGCTGTGGAGGGTGCTGAACGGACATCCCCTGTCCCGCCGCGAGAGGAGACAG TTCCTCCGAACATGTGCCGACGTCTTCAGACTTCTTCCCTTCCTGGTGTTCATCATCGTCCCCTTCATGGAGTTCCTGCTTCCTGTAGCTCTGAAGCTCTTCCCCAACATGCTGCCGTCCACCTTCGAGACACAGTCAAAGAAG GAGGAGAGGTTGAAAGCGGAGTTGAGAGTCAAACTGGAGATGGCCAAGTTCTTGCAGGACACCATCGAGGAGATCGCTCTGCGGAACAAGGCTGCCCAGGGCAATGTGACGGAGGAGTTCTCCACCTTCTTCCAGAAG ATCCGGGACTCCGGGGAACGTCCCAGTAATGAGCAGATCTTGAAATTCTCCAAACTGTTCGAGGATGACCTGACTCTGGACAACCTGACCCGACCTCAGCTGGTGGCTCTCTGCCGTCTCCTGGAGCTGCAGTCCATCGGGACCAACAACTTCCTCCGTTTCCAGCTCATCATGAAGCTGAGGGCCATCCGTGCAGATGACAAG CTGATTGCAGAGGAAGGGGTGGAGACTCTGAACGTGAACGAGGTGCAGGCAGCCTGTCGCGTCAGAGGGATGAGATCTCTCGGAGTCACAGAAGAACGACTGAGGGAGCAACTCAGCCAG TGGTTGGAGCTGCATCTGAACCAGCAGATCCCCAcgtccctgctgctgctgtctcgAGCCATGTACCTCCCCGACACCCTTTCCCCCGCCGACCAGCTGAAGACGACCCTGCAAACGCTGCCCGAGATGGTG acGAAGGAGGCCCAGCTGATGGTGGCAGAGATGGAGCTCTCCAAAGTGGACAATAAGACCAAGCTGGAGACCATGCTCCAGGAGGAGGCAGCCATACGCCAGGACAACAAGgacagggagatggagaggctgGCGGATGCTGCAGAGAAGGCTGCAAGG GAGGTCGAGCTGGAGCTCGAAGCAGAGCCGGCTAAAGCCGACATGGCTGCTCATTCGGAGACTCTGAGGGATGCAGCGCCCGTCATAGAGGGAATCAAG TTTGGACAGTGGCAGAGATTCCTGTGCTTCCAG GGCGAGGAGATCACCAAAGAGGAGATTGACCTGTTGAGTGACGCTTGCTCGAAGCTGAAGGAGCAGAAGAGGCTGTTGACTCTGGAGAAAGAAGAGCTCGAGGAACTGAAGGACGACGTCCAGGAGTACAACGAG GATCTGGAAGAGATCAAGAAGGAGCTCTCGAAGACCGGCCAAGAAAAGGCGCTGGAGGAGTCAAAGGCGAGCCAGCGTCTGTCTAAGAGAGTGAACCGTATGATCGGTCGCATCGACAAGATCAtcctggagctggagaaggacaAGGTCATCCTGGACGGACAGATGGACAGCGGAACCAGCCCACCTGTCGG ATTATTCTTTACTAAACATAGTGATGCCACAAG GGAGAACCTCATCAGCATCGACGAGCTCATCGGCGTCATGCGGCAGATCCAGAACATTCCAGAGCACAAGCTGCAGAGGATCGCGGAGGCTCTCGACGACAACAAGGACGGGAAGATCGACATCGACGACGTCATCAAA GTGGTGGAACTGATCGACAAGGAGGACGTCGACATCTCCACCTCCCAGGTGGCTGACATCATGGTGATGctgcagaaggaggagaagctgaTGGAGAAGGAAAAGGCCAAAGACAAGGCCGAGAAGGAAAAGGCAGCCACACTCAACAGCTAA
- the letm1 gene encoding mitochondrial proton/calcium exchanger protein isoform X3: MALILFTRSRAPFMKTSRSLKNEFRKGKLQDGACFNCTALRLSSQKLDGLRLGSLSQLPSSGPSLPLSDGYVGPCQSVDSQRPYCAFVLGASPSLYPAVTTGAQWTIARPQDIRGVRWIHTSRRRWDDSKVEKSLRSLKDKKKKLEEGGPVYSPTLDAEPVRRTLRQRVVDEIKHYYHGFKLLWIDTTIAGRMLWRVLNGHPLSRRERRQFLRTCADVFRLLPFLVFIIVPFMEFLLPVALKLFPNMLPSTFETQSKKEERLKAELRVKLEMAKFLQDTIEEIALRNKAAQGNVTEEFSTFFQKIRDSGERPSNEQILKFSKLFEDDLTLDNLTRPQLVALCRLLELQSIGTNNFLRFQLIMKLRAIRADDKLIAEEGVETLNVNEVQAACRVRGMRSLGVTEERLREQLSQWLELHLNQQIPTSLLLLSRAMYLPDTLSPADQLKTTLQTLPEMVTKEAQLMVAEMELSKVDNKTKLETMLQEEAAIRQDNKDREMERLADAAEKAAREVELELEAEPAKADMAAHSETLRDAAPVIEGIKFGQWQRFLCFQGEEITKEEIDLLSDACSKLKEQKRLLTLEKEELEELKDDVQEYNEDLEEIKKELSKTGQEKALEESKASQRLSKRVNRMIGRIDKIILELEKDKVILDGQMDSGTSPPVGLFYTFRENLISIDELIGVMRQIQNIPEHKLQRIAEALDDNKDGKIDIDDVIKVVELIDKEDVDISTSQVADIMVMLQKEEKLMEKEKAKDKAEKEKAATLNS; encoded by the exons ATGGCGTTAATCCTGTTTACGAGGTCTCGGGCACCTTTCATGAAAACGTCCAGGTCTTTAAAGAACGAATTCAGGAAAG gGAAACTACAAGATGGTGCATGTTTCAACTGCACAGCGCTCAGACTCTCCAGTCAGAA ACTTGATGGGCTCCGACTCGGCAGCTTGTCCCAGCTCCCTTCATCCGGTCCTTCCCTCCCCTTGTCAGATGGCTACGTGGGCCCCTGCCAGAGCGTGGACTCACAGCGGCCTTACTGTGCTTTTGTGTTAGGGGCCTCCCCTTCACTGTACCCTGCAGTCACGACGGGGGCCCAGTGGACGATAGCGCGACCACAGGACATCCGCGGCGTCAGGTGGATACACACCTCGAGGAGGAGATGGGACGACTCCAAGGTGGAGAAGTCACTGCGTTCGTTaaaggacaagaagaagaagctggaggaagGAGGGCCGGTGTACAGCCCCACGCTGGATGCAGAACCCGTGAGACGGACGCTCCGACAGCGGGTCGTCGATGAAATCAAGCACTACTACCACGGCTTCAAGCTGCTGTGGATTGATACCACCATTGCTGGCCGGATGCTGTGGAGGGTGCTGAACGGACATCCCCTGTCCCGCCGCGAGAGGAGACAG TTCCTCCGAACATGTGCCGACGTCTTCAGACTTCTTCCCTTCCTGGTGTTCATCATCGTCCCCTTCATGGAGTTCCTGCTTCCTGTAGCTCTGAAGCTCTTCCCCAACATGCTGCCGTCCACCTTCGAGACACAGTCAAAGAAG GAGGAGAGGTTGAAAGCGGAGTTGAGAGTCAAACTGGAGATGGCCAAGTTCTTGCAGGACACCATCGAGGAGATCGCTCTGCGGAACAAGGCTGCCCAGGGCAATGTGACGGAGGAGTTCTCCACCTTCTTCCAGAAG ATCCGGGACTCCGGGGAACGTCCCAGTAATGAGCAGATCTTGAAATTCTCCAAACTGTTCGAGGATGACCTGACTCTGGACAACCTGACCCGACCTCAGCTGGTGGCTCTCTGCCGTCTCCTGGAGCTGCAGTCCATCGGGACCAACAACTTCCTCCGTTTCCAGCTCATCATGAAGCTGAGGGCCATCCGTGCAGATGACAAG CTGATTGCAGAGGAAGGGGTGGAGACTCTGAACGTGAACGAGGTGCAGGCAGCCTGTCGCGTCAGAGGGATGAGATCTCTCGGAGTCACAGAAGAACGACTGAGGGAGCAACTCAGCCAG TGGTTGGAGCTGCATCTGAACCAGCAGATCCCCAcgtccctgctgctgctgtctcgAGCCATGTACCTCCCCGACACCCTTTCCCCCGCCGACCAGCTGAAGACGACCCTGCAAACGCTGCCCGAGATGGTG acGAAGGAGGCCCAGCTGATGGTGGCAGAGATGGAGCTCTCCAAAGTGGACAATAAGACCAAGCTGGAGACCATGCTCCAGGAGGAGGCAGCCATACGCCAGGACAACAAGgacagggagatggagaggctgGCGGATGCTGCAGAGAAGGCTGCAAGG GAGGTCGAGCTGGAGCTCGAAGCAGAGCCGGCTAAAGCCGACATGGCTGCTCATTCGGAGACTCTGAGGGATGCAGCGCCCGTCATAGAGGGAATCAAG TTTGGACAGTGGCAGAGATTCCTGTGCTTCCAG GGCGAGGAGATCACCAAAGAGGAGATTGACCTGTTGAGTGACGCTTGCTCGAAGCTGAAGGAGCAGAAGAGGCTGTTGACTCTGGAGAAAGAAGAGCTCGAGGAACTGAAGGACGACGTCCAGGAGTACAACGAG GATCTGGAAGAGATCAAGAAGGAGCTCTCGAAGACCGGCCAAGAAAAGGCGCTGGAGGAGTCAAAGGCGAGCCAGCGTCTGTCTAAGAGAGTGAACCGTATGATCGGTCGCATCGACAAGATCAtcctggagctggagaaggacaAGGTCATCCTGGACGGACAGATGGACAGCGGAACCAGCCCACCTGTCGG TCTGTTCTACACCTTCAGGGAGAACCTCATCAGCATCGACGAGCTCATCGGCGTCATGCGGCAGATCCAGAACATTCCAGAGCACAAGCTGCAGAGGATCGCGGAGGCTCTCGACGACAACAAGGACGGGAAGATCGACATCGACGACGTCATCAAA GTGGTGGAACTGATCGACAAGGAGGACGTCGACATCTCCACCTCCCAGGTGGCTGACATCATGGTGATGctgcagaaggaggagaagctgaTGGAGAAGGAAAAGGCCAAAGACAAGGCCGAGAAGGAAAAGGCAGCCACACTCAACAGCTAA
- the letm1 gene encoding mitochondrial proton/calcium exchanger protein isoform X5 — protein sequence MALILFTRSRAPFMKTSRSLKNEFRKGKLQDGACFNCTALRLSSQKLDGLRLGSLSQLPSSGPSLPLSDGYVGPCQSVDSQRPYCAFVLGASPSLYPAVTTGAQWTIARPQDIRGVRWIHTSRRRWDDSKVEKSLRSLKDKKKKLEEGGPVYSPTLDAEPVRRTLRQRVVDEIKHYYHGFKLLWIDTTIAGRMLWRVLNGHPLSRRERRQFLRTCADVFRLLPFLVFIIVPFMEFLLPVALKLFPNMLPSTFETQSKKEERLKAELRVKLEMAKFLQDTIEEIALRNKAAQGNVTEEFSTFFQKIRDSGERPSNEQILKFSKLFEDDLTLDNLTRPQLVALCRLLELQSIGTNNFLRFQLIMKLRAIRADDKLIAEEGVETLNVNEVQAACRVRGMRSLGVTEERLREQLSQWLELHLNQQIPTSLLLLSRAMYLPDTLSPADQLKTTLQTLPEMVTKEAQLMVAEMELSKVDNKTKLETMLQEEAAIRQDNKDREMERLADAAEKAAREVELELEAEPAKADMAAHSETLRDAAPVIEGIKFGQWQRFLCFQGEEITKEEIDLLSDACSKLKEQKRLLTLEKEELEELKDDVQEYNEDLEEIKKELSKTGQEKALEESKASQRLSKRVNRMIGRIDKIILELEKDKVILDGQMDSGTSPPVGENLISIDELIGVMRQIQNIPEHKLQRIAEALDDNKDGKIDIDDVIKVVELIDKEDVDISTSQVADIMVMLQKEEKLMEKEKAKDKAEKEKAATLNS from the exons ATGGCGTTAATCCTGTTTACGAGGTCTCGGGCACCTTTCATGAAAACGTCCAGGTCTTTAAAGAACGAATTCAGGAAAG gGAAACTACAAGATGGTGCATGTTTCAACTGCACAGCGCTCAGACTCTCCAGTCAGAA ACTTGATGGGCTCCGACTCGGCAGCTTGTCCCAGCTCCCTTCATCCGGTCCTTCCCTCCCCTTGTCAGATGGCTACGTGGGCCCCTGCCAGAGCGTGGACTCACAGCGGCCTTACTGTGCTTTTGTGTTAGGGGCCTCCCCTTCACTGTACCCTGCAGTCACGACGGGGGCCCAGTGGACGATAGCGCGACCACAGGACATCCGCGGCGTCAGGTGGATACACACCTCGAGGAGGAGATGGGACGACTCCAAGGTGGAGAAGTCACTGCGTTCGTTaaaggacaagaagaagaagctggaggaagGAGGGCCGGTGTACAGCCCCACGCTGGATGCAGAACCCGTGAGACGGACGCTCCGACAGCGGGTCGTCGATGAAATCAAGCACTACTACCACGGCTTCAAGCTGCTGTGGATTGATACCACCATTGCTGGCCGGATGCTGTGGAGGGTGCTGAACGGACATCCCCTGTCCCGCCGCGAGAGGAGACAG TTCCTCCGAACATGTGCCGACGTCTTCAGACTTCTTCCCTTCCTGGTGTTCATCATCGTCCCCTTCATGGAGTTCCTGCTTCCTGTAGCTCTGAAGCTCTTCCCCAACATGCTGCCGTCCACCTTCGAGACACAGTCAAAGAAG GAGGAGAGGTTGAAAGCGGAGTTGAGAGTCAAACTGGAGATGGCCAAGTTCTTGCAGGACACCATCGAGGAGATCGCTCTGCGGAACAAGGCTGCCCAGGGCAATGTGACGGAGGAGTTCTCCACCTTCTTCCAGAAG ATCCGGGACTCCGGGGAACGTCCCAGTAATGAGCAGATCTTGAAATTCTCCAAACTGTTCGAGGATGACCTGACTCTGGACAACCTGACCCGACCTCAGCTGGTGGCTCTCTGCCGTCTCCTGGAGCTGCAGTCCATCGGGACCAACAACTTCCTCCGTTTCCAGCTCATCATGAAGCTGAGGGCCATCCGTGCAGATGACAAG CTGATTGCAGAGGAAGGGGTGGAGACTCTGAACGTGAACGAGGTGCAGGCAGCCTGTCGCGTCAGAGGGATGAGATCTCTCGGAGTCACAGAAGAACGACTGAGGGAGCAACTCAGCCAG TGGTTGGAGCTGCATCTGAACCAGCAGATCCCCAcgtccctgctgctgctgtctcgAGCCATGTACCTCCCCGACACCCTTTCCCCCGCCGACCAGCTGAAGACGACCCTGCAAACGCTGCCCGAGATGGTG acGAAGGAGGCCCAGCTGATGGTGGCAGAGATGGAGCTCTCCAAAGTGGACAATAAGACCAAGCTGGAGACCATGCTCCAGGAGGAGGCAGCCATACGCCAGGACAACAAGgacagggagatggagaggctgGCGGATGCTGCAGAGAAGGCTGCAAGG GAGGTCGAGCTGGAGCTCGAAGCAGAGCCGGCTAAAGCCGACATGGCTGCTCATTCGGAGACTCTGAGGGATGCAGCGCCCGTCATAGAGGGAATCAAG TTTGGACAGTGGCAGAGATTCCTGTGCTTCCAG GGCGAGGAGATCACCAAAGAGGAGATTGACCTGTTGAGTGACGCTTGCTCGAAGCTGAAGGAGCAGAAGAGGCTGTTGACTCTGGAGAAAGAAGAGCTCGAGGAACTGAAGGACGACGTCCAGGAGTACAACGAG GATCTGGAAGAGATCAAGAAGGAGCTCTCGAAGACCGGCCAAGAAAAGGCGCTGGAGGAGTCAAAGGCGAGCCAGCGTCTGTCTAAGAGAGTGAACCGTATGATCGGTCGCATCGACAAGATCAtcctggagctggagaaggacaAGGTCATCCTGGACGGACAGATGGACAGCGGAACCAGCCCACCTGTCGG GGAGAACCTCATCAGCATCGACGAGCTCATCGGCGTCATGCGGCAGATCCAGAACATTCCAGAGCACAAGCTGCAGAGGATCGCGGAGGCTCTCGACGACAACAAGGACGGGAAGATCGACATCGACGACGTCATCAAA GTGGTGGAACTGATCGACAAGGAGGACGTCGACATCTCCACCTCCCAGGTGGCTGACATCATGGTGATGctgcagaaggaggagaagctgaTGGAGAAGGAAAAGGCCAAAGACAAGGCCGAGAAGGAAAAGGCAGCCACACTCAACAGCTAA